TTTTACAAACTTGTTGGAATGGTATTTGCGAGGTCACTACCCCTGTGGCTGGGAAGGTAGTTACCCTGACGGCAAGTGTATTGTGTATTGAGCATGTCGGTGTTGACTCGGTACAAAAATTTTGCAGCTGCGGCTGTATCAGTCGCAAGTGGGCGGAATTAGCGTGCCGGCGGTGACCTCCACGGCCACGACCGGGACGTCGCTGGTGACGAAGCTGATCACCCAGTGGAACTACGACGTGGCGGGGAACACGTTGTCGATGATCGAGCGGCCGACAACCGGCCTGGCCCGGGCGGAGTTTCACATCTATGACGACCTGAACCGCCACGTTGCGCAAATCTCCCCGCGGGAGGGGGTGACGTCGTTCACGTACGACGCCGCGGGGAACATGACCAGCCTCCGCGATCCGGTGCAGAATGTGACCGAATGGACGTTCGACCGCCGCAATCGCTTGACCGCCGACACGATCACGCTGACGGAAACGGACTCCACCAACAACTCGACGGGGGACATTATCCAGCGGCGGCGGCTGTTCGCCTATGATGACCTGGAGCGGGGTAGCCCAAGTAAAAAATCGGGTACCCAAGGAACTTGTTCCTTGGCCGCGCAGCGGCAAGAAGCATTTCTTCAAATTTTTCCGCTACATCCAGTGGGCTACTTGTGCTGCGCACACTGGAACAAGTTCCAGTGCAAACCACTCACCACGCCACCGCCGGCGCGGCGCAAGATGTCTTTACCCCACGGTTAGAGTACGACGCGCTCGCGCGGGATACCAAACTCAGCGGCCAGCGCGAAAGTCAGGCCGGCGCGCCCGTGGTGATGACACCGCGCTGCAAAATGAGCTGCGGCAGAACAGAGGGGAATTGCAGCGCCAGCAATTCCCTCGGCTAGCATTTTTCCCAGCAAATTCACTGGTTACGATCAGTGCACGCATGTTAAGCGGAGGGCATGGGATTCGAACCCACAACCCATTGCTGGGCATCTGATTTCGAGTCAGACCGCTGGCCAATTCGCTTACCCTCCGGATATCTCCGTTATAATCGACGCGCCGCCGACTGGCAAGTTCACACAAATTGGCCATCGTCCGCCATTTTTGGAAAAAATCACACAAAATCGTCCGCTCTTTGGCCTAAGGGGAAATAAACAATTCCCCCCAGGAGTAAATCGATAAGCGGTGGTTCTGCGGTTGAAGATTTCGGGGGGGCCGTGTTTTGTCAAAGCGATCGACTCGAGTCAGGCCGATCACCTGCTGGGCGCTAGCCCACGGTTTTTGCCGCTCTAACCGTGGACTAGCGCGAAATCTTGACACAGCGTTAGTAACACACCTTGACCCATTGGACCACGGCCACGCGCTCGGCCCGATATTTGGTGGCATAATAATGGTAAGGCTGGCCGCAATGGTCATAGCCGACCATCCGCGCCTCGTAAGGGACTTGCTTGGTGACATAGCTCACCACTTTTTTGTAGTGGCACGGCGCACCGGCTTGGACGTTTGCCTGGCTGGCAAATAATGCCCCCACGGCAACCACGGCGGCACAACCCAATTGCAACAACTTTTGACGGAACATGACTTGACTCCCTCGGGTAAAAAACGAACTGGTTGGTGTGATTTGGGCCACGTTGCCGCGGCCAACACCAAGGAGAACGTCTTTCCCGCCCAATTCTTCCCCGAAGCCACCAAAATTTTTTTTTCTTTTGCCGCGTCCCGGCACGGGGTTTTTTGTTAATTGAGGCCGTTAATTTGAACTACCCGCTGGCTTTCGATTTTTTGCAATGGAATAGGGAAGAAGCCGCCGCGGCACTCGTTTTCCGTAGTGTGTCCCGTTTTCCCCTTCCTCTGGACGAAGTATTTCTTGACGTTGGCAGCGTGGGAATCGAAAATCAAGTTTGTCGTTCCTATGAATTCGCTGACCCGCGGATTTAATCGTTCGTGGCCAAAGGTGCATAATGTTTAACATTTTCCAACTAAAAAAACTCGTTTTGCGGCTCCTCCTGCTATTGCCGGGTTGCTTATCGCTCACCGGCGACCTTGCCGCGCAAAATTCCCCGGCGGCGGGAACCGGCAAAAAGTACGCCATCCTCGTGGGTGTGGAGACTTACGATCCCACGTTTTTTAATGCGCTCAATTATGCCGAGGAAGACGTGCGGGAACTGGCCAGCGCGCTGGAAAAACTGGAATTTGACGTCACCCTGATGACCGCCCAGGCCAAGCTGCCCGCCCACAAGCCCAACACGGCCAAAAAAATTCTGGCACAGATCGCGGAGCGATGTAAAAAGCTTGAAGCGGCGGACACGCTGGTGGTGGCGTTGTCGGGGCATGGGGTGCAATTTACCAAGCAGCCGAAGCTGGAGGATGGTTCGCGGGAGAGCTATTTTTGCCCGGAAGAAGCGGATTTGCGCGATCTGGACAGCCTGGTTCCCTTGAGTGGCGTGATGCAATTGATCGCTCAGTCGTCCGCGGAGCGAAAACTGCTGATCGTGGATGCCTGCCGCAACGAAGCGGAGTCCGAGTTATTTAAATCGAGCAAAGAGCAGGAATTAGAGCCGGTCGGGCTGGTGCCGCGAACCGTGCCGCGGGGCATGCTGACCCTCTATAGCTGCAGCGATAGCGAAAAAAGCGTTGAACACCCCGAGCTAAAGCACGGCGTGTTTACTTTTCATGTAGCGAAATATTTGCGCGGCGAGGCGACCAACTATCCGGGCGATCAAATTAGCCTGACAGGTCTGGCCGGTTATGCCACGCGGGAAACGAGCGACTTTGTCAAAAAGAAGCTCGACCGGGACCAGACCCCCGTCCTGGTTAGTCCCACGGGGATCAGCGACTGGCCCTTGGGGATGCTGACGACCGGCAAAAGCGCGCTAGACGCGGAGGAAATTGCCCTGCGCAAAGAATTCGCCGCAAAGTTATTGGAAAAAATCGGGGCTAAAATCGCCGACACGCAGCGCGCATCGGCAGACTCAAACCAGGAAGATGGCGTTTCGCCAAAAACCTACGACGTGGAGCTAGCCTGGTGTTATGCCCAACTAGGGAACGAGGCCGAGGTGTTGCGGCGGATTGATCGGGGCTTTCCCGCTCCCGCGGCAGAAACCCCGGCCAATACTGCCGAGGAAAACGACGCTGCCCCGTTTAACGCCACGTTAGATCCTTCCCTGGAGGCCGCCGCCCGCGTCTTGGGCATCCTCAAGGCCCGCAAGCCAACGGCCAAAACAGAGGAGCTACTGGCGCGGATCATGTTGCTGGCGGGCAAATACGCGGGGGAAGCGCGGCGGGCATTTTTTGCCGCGGATCAATTTCAAGAGCGGCGGGCCGCCACGGATTTAGACCAGTTTCGCCGCGAGTTTGAATACCTGGTTTCCAAATTAACCGCCCGGGAATTGGAAGATTTCACCATTATTGGGGACTTTATCTCCCGCACGCCAACGACGGTGGAATTGCTCAAAAAAAATCCTCCCTTGGTTCAAAAACTGCGGGATGTTTACGCCCAGGCGGGAGGTGAATCGGACATCCCCACGAATCACTTGATCGTGGCAGCGCTATGCGGGGAGGTGGAGACGATGATTCGCCTGGTGGAAGAGCATCAGTTTTACTCCCATGGCTTTTGGTGCGTGTATCCGTTGGTGGAGCGACGGGAATTTGCCAACCTGAAGAAATTTCTGGCCGCTTCATCTAAAACTCAAAACACCACCGGGACCTTCAAAGGATTAAATGACTTGTTCCATGTGTTATGCGTGACCAATGCGATCCAAGCCTGCCTGGACGCCGGTCTGCGGCGCGAGGCGGCGGAACTGTATGAACAATTTGGCAAAAATCTGCCGTTGTTTGAGGGAGGCATGCTGGCGGATGGTTATCGCACGCGGGGGGGCATGGCTATCTCCCACGCGGCGAGTTCTTATATGCCTTTTTCCACCTCGCTATATGGACGCATGAATCTGCCCCAGGACTACGCGCGGGCGGAATTGAACCGCGAATTGCAGGCGAAACAGAAACTTAATCCGGATCTTGTCCCAGCGGCCCGGATCCGCGCGCTGGAGGCCCTCTTGGCGGGCCAGCCGGGTCTGGATGAACTAGACACGGAGGCCCAGATCGTGTTTATCGAAGGGTTGCTGCGGGATTGCTTTCCGCAATAGCGGCCGCGGGAGGGGGGGCAAACAAATTTGCCGGAGTGTGCCGGGCCTGGGCCAGACTGGCGACGGCGCCCGCCTCATCCCCCGCCGCGCGTTGATACGCGGCCAACTGCTCAAATGCGGCCGGTAGCGGCTGGCGTTCCACCGCCTGGCGCTGAGCGAGAATGGCATCGGGCAGACGGTCGAGCGCGGCATAGGCGGCGGCCTCGCGCGTGAGCAACTCGGAAGTTTCCTCGCCGGGGGGATAGGTCTCGCGCAGGGTCCCCAGGACCGCCAATGCCCGCAGGGGGCGGTTGAGTTGACGGTGCACATCCGCCAACTCCAGCAAGAGCGTCGGATTGCGCGGGCTTAGCTGTAAAGCCCGCTCATAATCGGCGCGGGCGGATTCCCACTGACCGCTGGCCTGGTTCGCCCGCGCGCGGACCGTCCAGGCCGCGACGCACTGGGGACAAAGGTCGACCGCCTCGTCCGCCAGTTGTTTTGCTTCCGCCAGTTGCTCTAGTTCTAAATATTTTTCCGCCACATGCGCCAGCAATTGCGGATCCTCCGGGGCGAGCGCGCGGGCTTGTTCGGCGGCGGAAAGGGAGCCAATTTTGTCTCCTTGCATCCACAATAATTCACTATGGTAATGCTGCGCTTGGGGGTCGCGGGGATTGGTTTGCACCGCCCGCCGCAAGAACCGCTCCGCGACGTCAACATCCCCCTTTTGCAAGGCATACAGCCCCCGTTGGGATAATTGGCGGCAACTGGCGACATCCGCCGGTACCGGCGTGCGCTCGCGCCACAACAGGCACCCCGGCTGGCACAGTCCCAACAATAATAGCCCGCTCCCCCACAGCAGGGGGCAGACCAAAAACCGATTACGTGGGAATGAATGCTCGGTCATGTGCCAAAGTTAAAGTTCAATTCCCCTGCGGCGCGGGCCTCGCTGCGGAAATTTTGGCAAAATGCTATCGCGGGGTGGAAAGTTTGACAAGACGCGTTCTCCGGCTATTTTTTCCAGGGGTCGCTCGGTTGACACGCGTTTTTTTGCAAAACGCCCTCGTGGGCGGCAATGACCTCTGGCTAAAATATGTTTCCGGTAACGAATTACCTGATATTCAGTGGGAAAGACGCGATGCAAGCAAATTTTGAGCAACTCGGCGTGACGTTTCAGTATCCCGACGGCTGGACGCTGGATAGCCAGGCGATTTTGGCCGGAGGACGGGAATTAACCGTTTATAGCCCGGGGGGGGCATTTTGGTCATTGGCCATTCATGACCGTCAAACCGACCCCCGCGCGCTCGTCGACGAATTTGTTAACACGATGCGTGCCGAGTACCAAAATGTCGACCATGAACTGCTGGACGAAAACGCCCCGGCACCCGAGGCGCTTGCCTGCGAAGTCAATTTTTACTGCCTGGACCTGACGATCACCGCCATTGCTCGCGTCTTTTGCGGGGCATGGGCCAATTATCTGGTGCTGTATCAGGCCGAAGATCGCGAATTTGCCCAACTGGCGGACGTGTTTGATGCCATGACACACAGCTTTGTGCGGGAAAGCCTCATTGGCGACCCGCGGCAGTCACAACCACCGGATCATCTGGCGGATGCGCTCGAAGAGTGAGCTAGCATTGAGTTAGGAAAGCAACTTGTAAATCAAATAATTTAATGGCCGCCAGGGATAGTTTCTTTAACGGACATTATTCACTTGCCAAGGCGGTGGCCAACTCTAAACGGACCGCGTGCCGAATGGGCCAGATCGCCGCCACCACGCCAATTATGACCGCCAAGAGGCAACTCCAAATCAACAGCGGCCAATGCAGGCTGAAGGGGACGGAATATCCCAAGATGGGTTCCGAGGTGCGTTGCATGATATAGGCGGTGACAACCCCGGCAAATCCGCCGATCAGGGCGCTGGACATGCCGATAAGCGCGGCCTGGATCATAAACAAATTGCGGATCTGCCCGCGGGTCATGCCAATGATCCGCAACAGGCCAATCTCGTGGGTTTGCTCTAATATATTCATGGTCATCGTGTTCACGATCCCAAAGGCGGCCACCACAAAGCCCATGACCAAGAGCAACCAGTAGGCCCCCTGGATGCCGGTGAGGATGTTATCCAGAACCTGTTTCATCTCATTAAATGACTTGAGTGTCAGGCTTTGTTCCTTGGCAAAGGGAGCCAGGCTGATCCCCAGGGCTTCGGCCTGTCCCGGCTTGGCGGTGACCAGGTACATATCGATATCTTGCAGGTCAAATTGCTCCCGCGCCACCTGGTCGGAAAAATAGAGCGTCATACCCCCGGGATTATAATCGCGCGTCAGGGCGGCAATCCTTAGGCGGGACTTTTTATTGTTTAGCTCGACGGTGATCTCGTCCCCGATTGCCACATTTGCCCGGTGGGCAAAAACCGCGCTGGTGATTACTTCGCCCGCTTCAAATTTGGCCGCCACGGCCTGCTCGTCGCTGGGGGCCACATCCAGGGGAAATTTTGCCCCCGGCTCTTTGCTGCGCACGATGGCCGTGACCGGCAACTCCGCCGCGCGGCCCCGGGCAAACTGCATCGTTTCCACCTTTTGGACCAAGGGATTAGCCCGCAAGTCGCTGGCAATGGTCGCCTCGGGCGTGGAGAGCGCCGCGGCGTTTTCGATGCCGTGCAGCGTACGTAGCGAATAGTCCCCCGGTAACGCCCGCGCGTACCAGTCTTGAACATCGTTTAAGTGGGTAATGATCGTATTTCCCGAGCCTATGCCGCTATTGACCGCCACAATCAGCACCCCCACGGTCAACACAGTCCGGGTATGCCGCCGCAAGAGTTGTTGCCGGGCGAGATTTTTCTCCACATCGCCCCCCACCCACAACAGGCGTGATAATCCCCCCAACAGCGGTTTGATAATCACCGGGACCATATACAAAAACGCCACGATCATCCCCAGTCCGCTGGGGATCGACCAAAAATGCGGCAACTGCCGCTGGATCACTAGCACTATCACCAGTCCGCAAACACCAAAGATCAGCGCCGCGGTAATTGCGTGGCGCAAGGGAATCTGGTCCGGTTGGTCTACGGGATTGGCGGATAGCCCCTCGGCGGGATGGATTTGGCTAGCGGAGCGGGCGGGGAGGTATGCTCCTAAAAGGGCGACCAGGGGGCCGGCGAGCGCGCCGATCACCAGTCCCGTCCAATCCAGCGGCACCAGTTGGGGCTGCATCTGCGATATATTTTGCAGCGTGGCGCTCAGAAAACTGGCTCCCCACACGCCCAAAGGGACCCCGATGAGGGATCCAAACACCCCTAGCAAAAAGCCCTCGCTCAGCATGACGCGGAGGATCTGGGAGCGAGTGGCGCCAATAGCGCGCAAAATGGCCAGTTGTTTGCGTCGTTCGCTGACATTCATCAAAAACGCGTTGAGAATCATAAAGCCCGCCATCCCCAGCGAGAGGGCCATGATAAAATCCATCCCCGAACTAACCGCTTTTAACGATTGGTCCCCCATTTCGCCCAAGCGGACGGGTTTGCGTAATTCCCAAGATTCGGGAATAAGTTGACGGATTTTTTGCAGAACGTCGGCCGCAGTAAGTAGTTTTTCCGCTGGTGGAACTGCGGCTACGGCAGAAGCAGGCTTATTAGCGGAGTCGCCCGGGACTGGCTCATGATCAGTTTGCTCCGGCCCCCCTTTTGTCGCCGCGGCTTCGATTTGGGCGGGAATTTCCAACCGCAACAGATCAATGTTTTCTCCACCGCCAAAAATCGCCTGATGATCCTCCAGGGTGAGCACCACGCTGGCGTTTTGCAGGGACATCAGGCTAAGATTGTGAAACACCCCCGCGCAGGTTAGCCGTTCTACTCCGCGACGGGTAAAGAGCAACACCTGCTCACCTGGTTTGGCTTCGAGGCTGGCAGCAATTTCTTCTTCTAGCCAGACGGGGGTCCCTTCCATATTTTCCGCCTGCCAATCCCCTTTGACCAGCTTCCAATAAGCGGAATCCCCCCCCTCCACCAGATCCACGCCGGAAATAATCGTGCGCAGCTTTTTGCCTTGCACGCGGATGGCCCCCTGCCCCTGGGCTATGGCAATCAAGCGCACGGGGAGTTGTTCGTACAGGGCATCTGTTTGATCCAGGGGAATTTTACCCCCGTCGCGATCCACGATCTCGTATTGCTCAACCCCGCCCGGCGGGGCCGATACCAAGGCATAAGCCCGCCGCGCGGAAGATGTGCCGATCCAGACCGCCACAATCGACGCGACCGCCAGGACAATGCTGGCCAGTGTTAGCAGCGTGCGCGCCGGGCGGCGGTACATTTCTTGAAGACTAAGACGCAACAGTGCCATGCTAGCAAACAGAAAAAGGTAAGAAGCGCGTCTGTCGCGAAAAAAATTAGTGGGCGACCAGTTCGTAAGAGGCCTCGGCCAAATGGCCATCCCGCACATGGATAATCCGGTCCGCCTGGGCGGCGACTTGTGGATCGTGCGTTACCATGACAATCGTTTGTTGGCCGTCATCCACCAATTTGCGCAACAGTTCCACGATCTGCTGGCCATTAACGCTGTCTAGCGAGCCGGTCGGTTCATCGGCCAGCACAATCGCGGGTTCAATGACCAATGCCCGGGCAATAGCCACGCGTTGCTGTTCACCCCCCGACATGGCACTGGGTAAATGATGCCCCCGCGCGTCCATATTAACGGAATGCAGGGCTAATTCGGCCCGGGTCAGGGCCTGATTGCGGGGAACGCCGTCCAGTTGCAATGGCAATGCCACATTCTCGACAGCGGTCAGCGTGGGAAGCAAATGAATGCGCTGAAAAATAAAACCGATTTTGCGGCGACGCAATAATGTTCGTTCATCATCGTTCATTTCCGCCATATTGGCGTCTTCCAAAAACACCTCCCCCGTGGTGGGGACATCAATAGCCCCCAACAAATTGAGAAGCGTGCTTTTGCCTGATCCGGAAGGCCCCATAATGGCGACAAATTCTCCGCGGTGAATCTTGACATCAATTCCGCGAAGGGCCGCCACCGTGACTTCGCCGACAACATATTCGCGCACCGCCTGGCGTACTTCCAAAATTGGACGTGTTGGTGGTCGTTTTTGCATGCTGCAAACTCAAGTTTATTGATGAAATGACAAAATCTGAATGAAAGACTATGAGCAGATCACTAGTAAACCACATATTCTAATCCAAACCAGACTTGTCGCCTAGCGACCGTGAGTATGGCAAAACTAGCTAAAAAGGGTAATTTGCACTGAATTACCGGGTAAGGATTTACATTGAACTCATATCCTACTAAGCGTATGCCAATCAGGACTGTTACCAGGTATTCAACGCAATAATGGAAGTAATTTACCCGAAAAAGCAAAAATTTTTTCGGCTTATTCCAGTTATGCCTGACATTTATCGTGCGCCGATGCTGTACTTTGGGCGGGCTGGATGAATCCCAAGAGACAAAAGGAACGTCCAGGCGCGCAGCGGGAAAAATTTAGTTGCTTAGATAATTATTTTACTTGGCAAATCAGTGGATTGCCACACATTTTAGCTATAGAGTAAAATTGCAAGTCTGCGATTGGTATTTGCCAATTTGCGCCTTTTTCGTTTTCAACTGGATACAGGAGCTATTATGACTTGGTTCAAAATTGCCGGGGTGGCCTGTTTGTGCGCGGTGTTGTTTATGGGCACCGCCCCCGCGGCAGAAAAGCCCGAACAGGCTGCGGCGGCTGGTTGGGATCTCAAAATGAAAGCCCTGGACGGTTCCGATGTCAACTTCGCCGATTATTCCGGCAAGGTTTTGCTGATCGTCAATGTGGCCAGTAATTGTGGTTACACGGGACAGTATAAGGCCCTGCAAGCCTTGCATGAAAAATATGGCAAAGAAGGCCTGGTGATCATTGGCGTGCCCGCAAACGACTTTGGCGCACAAGAACCAGGCAGCGACGAGGAAATCGCTAAATTCTGCGCGGATAAATACAACGTGTCGTTTGTCATGCTCTCCAAGGTTCCCACCATCGTCGGCGAAAACAAGATCCCGTTGTACAAAATGCTGACGGATAAAACCGCCAACGCTAAAACAGCGGGCGAAGTTAAATGGAACTTTACCAAATTTTTAGTCGGGCGGAATGGCAAGGTTCTGGCTCGTTTTGAACCCGGGATCAAACCCGAATCCAACGAGGTCGTCAAGGCGATCGAAGCGGAGCTGGACAATAAGTAGTCGATAACACGCTATCGCTCAGTGGCTTTACACCTTTGGCCAATTTGCCCCTTAATCGTACAATAGACTATTAAGGGACAATTGGCCATTAACTTTTATATGGTAAATCCCATCCATTCTAGTTGATAACACTTATGTCGCTTCTAAATCACTTATACTAAATGCTTGGACGGCCTCTTCGCGACTGGTAAAGACTTGCTCCGTGGTTAAACTTTGCGTATTCCAGACGCGCCAATCATTTTCGCCCAAGGAAACAAGGTACCAAGTCACTTGGCCGTCGATCAGCAAAACTTCCGAAGTTTGAATCAATTCATCTAGGGTTTCATACCCGCATTCCTTGGCAAATTGGGACGCCCGGGCATGATTGATATTTAACGTCCCCATATCCGGGTCTACGCTAGCGGCTCCCCCAACCGGGGCTGATTGGATTTTCAGCTCGGACAGGGATTCGATCGCTTGGATGGCCCGCTCGGGAGAGCCGGAACTTTCTAATAGCACTTGCGCGTGTTTTTCAATCTGCGCATTTTGCTGATCCTGTTCCTGCCATGCTTTATCATTTGGGGCGTCCAAGCGGGTAGCTTCTCCTCCCACCACCATTTCTTCAATCGTTTTCATGACTCACCCAGTACCTTGTAAAAAAACTAATGTTGCTCGATAAACACGGGATTACAGTCGGCTTCTTGAAAAATTTTTTCCGCGCATTCCAATCTGGCAATGGTTTGATCGGGGGACGTTTGCCGGGCCTCGACCACCATCAGTAACTGTCCATTGGCCACGGCCTGCTCATAATAGTCGGCGATTTCCTGGGGAAAGCCGCGATTTACCATGGCTCCCACCAACCCGCCCAAAATACCCCCCGTCCACAAACTGGTGCCGCCGGCAATGATCAACCCGATCCCCCCCGTGGCCGCTCCGAGCGCGGTGATGGTTAGTCCAAACAAAGAGACTCCCACCAGGCCTCCTAGGCTAGCGGCCACGGGAACGGCTTCCGCGGCTGTAGATTTATGCTGATATTTGCCAAAGTAATCTTCCTTGGTTTTATCAGAACAAATGATCGTGATTTCTTCTTCTCCAAAGCCCTTCTCCCTCAACTGTTCAATTATTTTTTGGGCAAGTGCCACATCCGATGCCACAGCGGTGCAGTAAACTTGACATTCTTGCCGCCGAATTT
This portion of the Pirellulales bacterium genome encodes:
- a CDS encoding glutathione peroxidase, translated to MTWFKIAGVACLCAVLFMGTAPAAEKPEQAAAAGWDLKMKALDGSDVNFADYSGKVLLIVNVASNCGYTGQYKALQALHEKYGKEGLVIIGVPANDFGAQEPGSDEEIAKFCADKYNVSFVMLSKVPTIVGENKIPLYKMLTDKTANAKTAGEVKWNFTKFLVGRNGKVLARFEPGIKPESNEVVKAIEAELDNK
- a CDS encoding RHS repeat domain-containing protein — its product is MQLRLYQSQVGGISVPAVTSTATTGTSLVTKLITQWNYDVAGNTLSMIERPTTGLARAEFHIYDDLNRHVAQISPREGVTSFTYDAAGNMTSLRDPVQNVTEWTFDRRNRLTADTITLTETDSTNNSTGDIIQRRRLFAYDDLERGSPSKKSGTQGTCSLAAQRQEAFLQIFPLHPVGYLCCAHWNKFQCKPLTTPPPARRKMSLPHG
- a CDS encoding ABC transporter ATP-binding protein; this encodes MQKRPPTRPILEVRQAVREYVVGEVTVAALRGIDVKIHRGEFVAIMGPSGSGKSTLLNLLGAIDVPTTGEVFLEDANMAEMNDDERTLLRRRKIGFIFQRIHLLPTLTAVENVALPLQLDGVPRNQALTRAELALHSVNMDARGHHLPSAMSGGEQQRVAIARALVIEPAIVLADEPTGSLDSVNGQQIVELLRKLVDDGQQTIVMVTHDPQVAAQADRIIHVRDGHLAEASYELVAH
- a CDS encoding FtsX-like permease family protein — protein: MALLRLSLQEMYRRPARTLLTLASIVLAVASIVAVWIGTSSARRAYALVSAPPGGVEQYEIVDRDGGKIPLDQTDALYEQLPVRLIAIAQGQGAIRVQGKKLRTIISGVDLVEGGDSAYWKLVKGDWQAENMEGTPVWLEEEIAASLEAKPGEQVLLFTRRGVERLTCAGVFHNLSLMSLQNASVVLTLEDHQAIFGGGENIDLLRLEIPAQIEAAATKGGPEQTDHEPVPGDSANKPASAVAAVPPAEKLLTAADVLQKIRQLIPESWELRKPVRLGEMGDQSLKAVSSGMDFIMALSLGMAGFMILNAFLMNVSERRKQLAILRAIGATRSQILRVMLSEGFLLGVFGSLIGVPLGVWGASFLSATLQNISQMQPQLVPLDWTGLVIGALAGPLVALLGAYLPARSASQIHPAEGLSANPVDQPDQIPLRHAITAALIFGVCGLVIVLVIQRQLPHFWSIPSGLGMIVAFLYMVPVIIKPLLGGLSRLLWVGGDVEKNLARQQLLRRHTRTVLTVGVLIVAVNSGIGSGNTIITHLNDVQDWYARALPGDYSLRTLHGIENAAALSTPEATIASDLRANPLVQKVETMQFARGRAAELPVTAIVRSKEPGAKFPLDVAPSDEQAVAAKFEAGEVITSAVFAHRANVAIGDEITVELNNKKSRLRIAALTRDYNPGGMTLYFSDQVAREQFDLQDIDMYLVTAKPGQAEALGISLAPFAKEQSLTLKSFNEMKQVLDNILTGIQGAYWLLLVMGFVVAAFGIVNTMTMNILEQTHEIGLLRIIGMTRGQIRNLFMIQAALIGMSSALIGGFAGVVTAYIMQRTSEPILGYSVPFSLHWPLLIWSCLLAVIIGVVAAIWPIRHAVRLELATALASE
- a CDS encoding caspase family protein, which encodes MFNIFQLKKLVLRLLLLLPGCLSLTGDLAAQNSPAAGTGKKYAILVGVETYDPTFFNALNYAEEDVRELASALEKLEFDVTLMTAQAKLPAHKPNTAKKILAQIAERCKKLEAADTLVVALSGHGVQFTKQPKLEDGSRESYFCPEEADLRDLDSLVPLSGVMQLIAQSSAERKLLIVDACRNEAESELFKSSKEQELEPVGLVPRTVPRGMLTLYSCSDSEKSVEHPELKHGVFTFHVAKYLRGEATNYPGDQISLTGLAGYATRETSDFVKKKLDRDQTPVLVSPTGISDWPLGMLTTGKSALDAEEIALRKEFAAKLLEKIGAKIADTQRASADSNQEDGVSPKTYDVELAWCYAQLGNEAEVLRRIDRGFPAPAAETPANTAEENDAAPFNATLDPSLEAAARVLGILKARKPTAKTEELLARIMLLAGKYAGEARRAFFAADQFQERRAATDLDQFRREFEYLVSKLTARELEDFTIIGDFISRTPTTVELLKKNPPLVQKLRDVYAQAGGESDIPTNHLIVAALCGEVETMIRLVEEHQFYSHGFWCVYPLVERREFANLKKFLAASSKTQNTTGTFKGLNDLFHVLCVTNAIQACLDAGLRREAAELYEQFGKNLPLFEGGMLADGYRTRGGMAISHAASSYMPFSTSLYGRMNLPQDYARAELNRELQAKQKLNPDLVPAARIRALEALLAGQPGLDELDTEAQIVFIEGLLRDCFPQ
- a CDS encoding tetratricopeptide repeat protein codes for the protein MTEHSFPRNRFLVCPLLWGSGLLLLGLCQPGCLLWRERTPVPADVASCRQLSQRGLYALQKGDVDVAERFLRRAVQTNPRDPQAQHYHSELLWMQGDKIGSLSAAEQARALAPEDPQLLAHVAEKYLELEQLAEAKQLADEAVDLCPQCVAAWTVRARANQASGQWESARADYERALQLSPRNPTLLLELADVHRQLNRPLRALAVLGTLRETYPPGEETSELLTREAAAYAALDRLPDAILAQRQAVERQPLPAAFEQLAAYQRAAGDEAGAVASLAQARHTPANLFAPPPAAAIAESNPAATLR